Genomic DNA from Salinibacter pepae:
CCAGGAGGTCGGGCCCGACCGGCACGCTCATGCCCTCGTCGGCGGGCCGGATCAGGCAGCCGGCCTGCAGGCCGTGCGTCTGCTCCATCGGCATGAGGACCGTCGTGCTCTCCTTCACCCCCACCACCTCGGCGCGCACCGTGCGCGTCTCGCCGCCCTCCGCCACGTGGATGCGGCACATCTCCCCCACCGCCGCGTCCAGCTCGCTGGCCTCCACGAGCAGCCCCACCACGGACGTGACGCGGCCGTAGCGCCGGGCCGGAACGGTCGTCTCCCGGATGCGGTCGAGCGAGCGGGCAAGGGCGGGCATGGGGCGCACAAGCGACAAACGAGACAGGTCGGGTGGGCACTACGCCGGGGCGGTGTCGGGGGCCGTATCGGGGGCGGCGTCCGAGTCCGTCGTGGCGCGCCGGAGCTCGCCCCGGAGCGTCTCCAGCACCTCCGCCCGCAGCCGGCGCACGACGCCGGTCGGGGACGAGACGCTCCAGTCCCCCTCTTCGAAGTCGGGCTCCGGCTCCAGGGTGAGCCCCTCGTAGTTTTCCTGCAGGCGCGTTACGAGCCCCGACTCTCGCACCCGCTGGCAGTCGACCGGGTGCAGCCGAATCGTCACCGGGGTGGCGGCCAGCTCGGTCACGGCCTCGATGACCGCCTCCTCCGAGGCCTGCCGCATCGTCTCCGTGAACGGCGCATCGACGATGGTTTCGGCCAGGTCGAGGGTCAGTTCGATGATCGCCGACTCGGCGTCGTCGATGTACGTCTCCCAGAGCTCCTCGAACCGGGCGATGTCTTCCGACAGCTGTCGGCGCGTGTCGTCG
This window encodes:
- a CDS encoding FliH/SctL family protein produces the protein MAGTSGREGRGPGPGRGYEEGHDDGYEAGYDDGYAEAEATLQAEFDDTRRQLSEDIARFEELWETYIDDAESAIIELTLDLAETIVDAPFTETMRQASEEAVIEAVTELAATPVTIRLHPVDCQRVRESGLVTRLQENYEGLTLEPEPDFEEGDWSVSSPTGVVRRLRAEVLETLRGELRRATTDSDAAPDTAPDTAPA